One region of Candidatus Palauibacter polyketidifaciens genomic DNA includes:
- a CDS encoding efflux RND transporter permease subunit: MALPDVSLRRPVATAMLYVGIAVLGVVSFLRLPIDLLPDVAFPTLSVWTTYSDAGPAEVERFITEPIEQQLYSIP; encoded by the coding sequence GTGGCGCTTCCCGACGTTTCGCTTCGGCGGCCGGTGGCGACGGCGATGCTCTATGTGGGCATCGCCGTGCTGGGCGTGGTGTCGTTCCTCCGGCTGCCCATCGATCTCCTGCCGGATGTCGCCTTCCCGACGCTCTCCGTGTGGACGACGTACTCGGATGCGGGGCCCGCGGAGGTCGAGCGCTTCATCACGGAACCGATCGAACAACAGTTGTACTCGATCCC